In candidate division KSB1 bacterium, a single genomic region encodes these proteins:
- a CDS encoding FHA domain-containing protein, whose protein sequence is MPEEKATDEQPLAIVLVEAQPGSGRIVIPGAKKTISLADYQQTENVTIPEHVVVHKEKTIRLGRDASNELILDIPNVSRFHAILTSSTSSLRVSDLSSTNGTFVNGNPVTAPVKLETGDVVDVGPAKLKIELLSDIDSKTNLQLVGTRFDPITTSCIVTVLVADIVGYTKLSELLPPEDVTRTLQYWFERMTQIIGEHDGKVDKYMGDCVMAFWRGTDLNAKILAIEAARAAVEIKKETRLLSESPKWLHGDAYDWDCRVSLNTGQVMIGTVGARGSRDFTVLGDTVNVAFRLNTVAGARGYDFVLGDTTAKHIDEVFKPIKLGPVELKGRRQKAIAYTLSDNI, encoded by the coding sequence ATGCCAGAAGAAAAAGCAACAGATGAACAACCCCTTGCTATCGTTTTAGTTGAGGCCCAACCGGGCAGCGGCCGAATTGTTATCCCCGGCGCAAAAAAGACAATTTCCCTGGCTGATTACCAGCAGACAGAGAACGTGACCATTCCTGAACATGTGGTCGTGCATAAAGAAAAAACCATCCGCCTGGGCAGAGACGCCTCAAATGAGCTGATTCTCGACATTCCCAATGTTTCCCGGTTCCATGCAATTTTAACTTCATCGACCTCATCGCTTCGGGTGAGTGATTTGTCGAGCACCAACGGCACTTTTGTCAATGGCAATCCCGTGACCGCCCCGGTCAAGCTCGAAACCGGCGATGTTGTCGACGTCGGACCTGCTAAACTAAAAATTGAGCTGCTTTCGGATATTGACTCCAAAACCAATTTGCAGCTGGTGGGAACGCGGTTCGATCCAATAACCACTTCCTGCATCGTCACCGTTCTCGTAGCAGATATCGTCGGCTATACTAAACTCAGCGAACTTTTACCGCCCGAAGATGTGACCAGAACGCTGCAGTACTGGTTTGAACGAATGACGCAAATTATCGGTGAACATGACGGCAAAGTTGACAAGTACATGGGGGATTGTGTCATGGCTTTTTGGCGCGGCACGGATTTAAACGCCAAGATTTTAGCGATTGAGGCCGCCCGTGCCGCGGTTGAAATAAAAAAAGAGACGCGGCTCCTTTCAGAAAGTCCGAAGTGGCTGCACGGGGACGCTTATGATTGGGATTGCCGTGTTTCTCTCAATACCGGCCAGGTGATGATTGGCACCGTTGGTGCACGCGGCTCCCGGGATTTTACTGTATTAGGGGACACGGTGAACGTGGCTTTTCGCCTCAATACAGTCGCAGGGGCACGCGGCTATGATTTTGTTCTCGGCGACACGACTGCAAAACACATCGATGAGGTTTTTAAACCTATAAAACTGGGTCCGGTTGAATTAAAAGGCCGAAGACAGAAAGCAATCGCTTACACTTTATCGGACAATATTTGA